One genomic region from bacterium encodes:
- the nuoE gene encoding NADH-quinone oxidoreductase subunit NuoE: protein MNLETAESTVQSPEVTKELDLSPVYEILDRLDDIKGMVIPVLQGVQKHYGYVPEEAANVVADEMGIYRSQVYGVLTFYTQFHLSPRGRHIIRACAGTACHVKGGKQVIMRMENELGIGHGGTTDDLIFSFEHVACIGACGLAPVIMIDDDAFGNLDPNQAESIIKKFRRKALAQIQAEGGDEGDSGDEAAEE from the coding sequence GTGAACCTCGAAACTGCCGAGAGCACGGTTCAAAGCCCTGAAGTGACTAAGGAACTCGACCTCTCACCGGTCTACGAGATCCTCGACCGGCTGGACGATATCAAGGGGATGGTCATCCCCGTCCTTCAGGGAGTCCAGAAACATTACGGTTACGTCCCCGAGGAGGCGGCCAACGTCGTTGCCGACGAGATGGGGATCTACCGGAGCCAGGTCTACGGTGTCCTGACCTTCTACACCCAGTTCCACCTGAGCCCCAGGGGCCGGCACATCATCCGCGCCTGCGCCGGGACAGCCTGCCACGTCAAGGGCGGCAAACAGGTGATCATGAGGATGGAGAACGAGCTTGGCATCGGCCACGGCGGCACCACGGATGACCTCATCTTTTCCTTCGAGCACGTGGCCTGCATCGGCGCCTGCGGCCTGGCGCCGGTGATCATGATCGACGACGATGCCTTCGGCAACCTTGATCCCAACCAGGCCGAGTCCATTATCAAGAAGTTCCGGCGAAAGGCCCTCGCCCAGATACAGGCAGAGGGCGGGGACGAAGGCGACAGCGGTGATGAAGCCGCCGAGGAGTGA